A genomic region of Chloracidobacterium sp. contains the following coding sequences:
- a CDS encoding class I SAM-dependent methyltransferase has translation MQSNTHMGKTQKELAYLRELLQEEWTRRFTDLVDKHLDLSDAENALYLNAGTGTHAISLGERWGGKTDIFAACEDYDMLTIAQDKAVALGSDVDLSTIRFDDDAFDVVISDASFIRPSEIETAVEDAVRVARTGGDVAVFLPGTGSFGEVFSLLWEVLYNEDLGEHGHAAETMITELPTVAELESIAERGGMVNVRTEIANEIFEFDDGAAFVASPLIADFLMPTWLSTLDENEKERVTAGLAQLIDDEDGTLSFRFSVKATLLTGEKG, from the coding sequence ATGCAGTCTAATACTCATATGGGCAAGACGCAGAAAGAATTGGCGTATTTGCGCGAGCTGCTTCAGGAGGAATGGACCCGGCGGTTCACTGATCTCGTGGACAAACACCTTGACCTCAGCGACGCCGAAAACGCGCTGTATCTAAACGCCGGGACGGGTACACATGCGATCTCGCTCGGAGAAAGATGGGGCGGAAAGACCGACATTTTCGCCGCGTGCGAGGATTACGACATGCTCACGATCGCGCAGGACAAGGCCGTTGCTCTCGGCTCAGACGTCGATCTTTCGACGATCAGGTTTGATGACGATGCCTTTGACGTGGTGATCTCGGATGCAAGTTTCATACGACCGTCCGAAATTGAAACCGCGGTCGAGGACGCCGTTCGCGTCGCGCGGACGGGCGGCGACGTTGCGGTTTTTCTGCCGGGCACAGGCAGTTTTGGTGAGGTATTCTCGCTGCTTTGGGAGGTACTTTACAACGAAGATCTTGGCGAGCACGGCCACGCGGCCGAGACGATGATCACTGAGCTACCGACCGTTGCCGAGCTCGAATCAATTGCCGAGCGTGGCGGAATGGTCAATGTCCGCACAGAGATCGCAAACGAGATATTCGAGTTTGACGATGGTGCGGCGTTTGTCGCGTCGCCGCTGATCGCCGATTTCCTGATGCCGACGTGGCTCTCTACGCTCGACGAAAATGAAAAAGAGCGAGTCACCGCCGGACTCGCTCAATTGATAGATGACGAGGACGGAACGCTGTCGTTCCGGTTTTCCGTTAAGGCTACCTTGCTGACCGGCGAAAAGGGTTAA
- the tatA gene encoding twin-arginine translocase TatA/TatE family subunit, giving the protein MPNIGTTEIILIVAILFLLFGATRLPQLAKSLGQSRKAFKEGMREAEEEEKADTQKLAAPAPQISEMTDEALEAEMRKRAEAKEA; this is encoded by the coding sequence ATGCCGAATATTGGAACAACAGAGATCATCCTGATCGTCGCCATCCTTTTCCTGCTGTTTGGTGCAACGCGTCTGCCGCAGCTTGCGAAATCGCTCGGTCAATCGCGAAAGGCATTTAAGGAAGGGATGCGTGAGGCGGAGGAAGAGGAAAAGGCTGATACGCAGAAGCTCGCCGCCCCTGCGCCGCAGATCAGCGAGATGACTGATGAGGCCCTCGAGGCTGAGATGCGCAAGCGTGCAGAGGCCAAAGAGGCTTAA
- the asnB gene encoding asparagine synthase (glutamine-hydrolyzing) produces MCGITGWVKLSNSSTDHTEAVLHSMCETILHRGPDSEGIWMDDTVALGMRRLSIIDLRTGDQPVFSEDRAVVAMQNGELYNYREVREELEKKGHRFTTQTDTEIIPHLYQEYGEDFVNHLNGMFAISLWDSRKKKLILARDRFGEKPLYYGVFDNKLIYASEPKAILANPSVKADLDLDALRHYLSYDYVPAPLSIYKGIAKLPAALVLTVENGQIKTRQYWKLEWTNRLQKRAREQGRNAHLEERATELQSLLSDAVRMRLVSDVPLGILLSGGVDSSTVAAFATQYATEKVKTFSIGFEEDSFDESKFARRVARHLDTEHYEDKLSAATAGDLISEIGQWLDEPMSDGSLIPTFLLARFVRQHVTVALGGDGGDELFAGYPMYRAHQLMRKYRAIPRFLRSGLIEPVVNRLPVSTKNMSFDYKAKRFVRGANLEAVERHHTWFGSFAASDHERLLTRDVLDHSNGDIYADARATLSHSNAADEIEQMQQLDISYYLAEDILTKVDRAAMAVSLETRAPFLDPRVGQFAASIPVDYKLRGGKGKFILKRAVKPLLPAEILNRPKKGFGIPIAEWLKGRLNPLMHDLLDEKRIHEQGLFNPEYVAALIHEHETGRASHHKQLWTLLVFELWFENFLSDR; encoded by the coding sequence ATGTGCGGCATCACCGGCTGGGTCAAATTATCAAATAGTTCGACGGATCATACCGAGGCCGTTCTGCACTCGATGTGCGAGACGATTCTGCACCGCGGTCCTGACAGTGAGGGTATCTGGATGGACGACACCGTCGCTCTCGGTATGCGGCGGCTGTCGATCATCGATCTCAGGACCGGCGACCAGCCCGTTTTTAGCGAGGACCGCGCGGTCGTCGCAATGCAGAACGGCGAGCTCTATAACTATCGCGAGGTCCGCGAAGAGTTAGAGAAAAAAGGCCACCGGTTTACGACCCAGACCGACACAGAGATCATCCCGCACCTCTATCAGGAATACGGCGAGGATTTCGTCAATCACCTCAACGGCATGTTCGCGATATCGCTGTGGGACTCGCGCAAGAAAAAACTCATTCTCGCCCGCGACCGATTTGGCGAAAAACCGCTGTATTACGGCGTTTTTGACAACAAACTTATCTACGCGTCCGAGCCCAAAGCGATTCTCGCCAATCCCTCCGTCAAGGCCGACCTCGACCTCGACGCCCTGCGGCACTATCTCAGTTACGATTACGTTCCGGCCCCGCTTTCTATCTACAAAGGTATCGCAAAACTCCCTGCCGCCCTTGTCCTCACGGTCGAGAACGGACAGATAAAGACACGCCAGTATTGGAAGCTCGAATGGACCAACCGATTGCAGAAGCGCGCGCGTGAGCAAGGGCGTAACGCCCACCTGGAAGAAAGAGCGACTGAGCTTCAAAGCCTCCTCTCCGACGCGGTCCGAATGCGTCTCGTCTCGGACGTCCCACTCGGCATACTGCTTTCCGGAGGCGTCGACTCATCGACCGTGGCAGCATTCGCCACACAGTACGCAACAGAAAAGGTAAAAACATTCTCGATCGGCTTTGAAGAAGATTCCTTTGACGAATCAAAATTTGCCCGCCGCGTCGCGCGACATCTGGACACCGAACATTACGAAGACAAGCTCTCGGCCGCAACGGCCGGCGATCTCATCAGCGAGATCGGCCAGTGGCTCGATGAACCGATGTCCGACGGCTCGTTGATACCGACTTTCTTACTCGCGCGGTTTGTCAGGCAGCACGTGACCGTTGCTCTCGGCGGTGACGGCGGCGACGAATTATTCGCGGGTTACCCGATGTATCGCGCACATCAGTTAATGCGAAAGTATAGAGCGATACCGCGATTTCTCCGCTCCGGCCTGATCGAGCCGGTCGTAAACCGTCTTCCCGTATCGACAAAGAACATGTCGTTCGATTACAAAGCAAAACGCTTTGTCCGAGGCGCGAATCTTGAGGCAGTCGAACGCCACCACACGTGGTTCGGCTCCTTCGCGGCATCCGACCACGAGCGACTGCTGACCCGCGACGTCCTCGACCATAGCAACGGAGACATCTACGCCGACGCCCGCGCGACGCTGTCGCACTCGAACGCCGCCGACGAGATCGAGCAGATGCAGCAACTCGACATCAGCTACTACCTCGCCGAAGACATCCTGACCAAGGTCGACCGAGCCGCGATGGCCGTCTCGCTCGAAACGCGTGCCCCGTTTCTCGATCCTCGCGTCGGGCAATTTGCCGCCTCGATCCCCGTCGATTACAAACTCCGCGGCGGCAAAGGCAAGTTCATCCTAAAGAGGGCCGTCAAACCGCTCCTGCCCGCCGAGATCCTCAATCGCCCCAAAAAAGGCTTCGGCATCCCCATCGCCGAATGGCTCAAAGGCCGACTAAATCCTCTGATGCACGATCTGCTAGACGAAAAGCGAATTCACGAACAAGGTCTCTTCAACCCCGAGTATGTTGCTGCCCTCATCCACGAACACGAAACCGGCCGGGCGAGCCATCACAAGCAACTGTGGACATTGCTTGTTTTCGAGCTTTGGTTTGAAAACTTTCTGTCGGATCGCTGA
- a CDS encoding glucose 1-dehydrogenase: MSKSVAELFDLTGRTAIVTGGSRGLGKEIAEGLAEAGAKLMLCARRTEWLEETVEELATRGFEVAGEVCDVSKIEEADGLVIDTVERFGSVDILVNNAGISWGAMPEEMTLDQWQKVIDINLTGCFLMAQAVGRKMLAQGRGSIINIASIAGLTSSANGPFYAGYVASKAGLIGLTRELAASWGRRGVRVNAVAPGFFRSRLAGAVIDIYERSIQENNVIPRIGHEGELKGVAVFLASEASSYITGQTIAVDGGMTV, from the coding sequence ATGAGTAAGAGCGTTGCGGAACTATTCGATCTCACGGGACGGACAGCAATTGTCACTGGCGGATCACGCGGGCTGGGTAAGGAGATCGCCGAAGGACTCGCTGAGGCCGGGGCGAAGCTCATGCTTTGCGCCAGACGGACGGAATGGCTGGAGGAGACAGTTGAGGAACTGGCGACACGCGGATTTGAAGTGGCAGGAGAGGTTTGTGACGTTTCAAAAATTGAAGAGGCTGATGGCTTGGTCATCGACACTGTCGAGCGGTTTGGCAGCGTAGACATTCTTGTCAACAACGCTGGCATCTCCTGGGGAGCGATGCCCGAGGAGATGACACTCGATCAGTGGCAGAAGGTGATCGATATCAATCTAACCGGCTGCTTCCTTATGGCACAGGCCGTGGGGCGAAAGATGCTCGCTCAGGGACGCGGGTCAATAATCAACATCGCTTCGATCGCAGGATTGACATCTTCGGCGAACGGCCCGTTCTACGCGGGTTATGTGGCCAGCAAGGCCGGACTGATCGGCCTTACTCGCGAACTTGCGGCTAGCTGGGGACGCCGGGGCGTTAGGGTAAACGCCGTGGCTCCGGGCTTCTTTCGTTCGCGTCTCGCCGGTGCGGTAATCGACATCTACGAACGCTCGATTCAGGAGAATAATGTTATCCCGCGCATCGGTCACGAAGGCGAACTAAAGGGCGTAGCGGTCTTCCTTGCCTCGGAAGCATCAAGCTACATTACTGGCCAAACAATAGCAGTGGATGGTGGAATGACGGTCTGA
- a CDS encoding IS110 family transposase yields MTQRGVGYLTALIFVHTVGDVTRFDKGTKAVTRFAGYDPVERSSAEKIRFGRISKAGPRLLRFHLGQASQIAVRSDARLNAFYKRLSKRKPRAVAKTATARKLLVKLSIMLRDSITAEEFDLRGRTVGNARKNRMVRNDRDLIEPSQPCLA; encoded by the coding sequence ATGACCCAGAGGGGCGTCGGATATCTCACGGCCCTGATATTCGTTCACACGGTCGGCGATGTCACACGCTTCGACAAAGGAACCAAAGCAGTAACACGCTTTGCAGGTTACGATCCCGTCGAACGTTCCAGTGCCGAGAAGATACGCTTCGGGCGGATCAGCAAGGCAGGGCCGAGACTGCTTCGCTTTCATCTGGGCCAAGCCTCTCAGATAGCCGTTCGCTCGGATGCGAGACTGAACGCATTCTACAAACGGCTCTCAAAGAGGAAACCCAGGGCTGTGGCCAAAACGGCCACTGCCCGCAAACTTCTGGTCAAACTCTCGATAATGCTTCGTGACTCGATCACGGCAGAAGAGTTCGACCTGCGTGGACGCACAGTTGGCAATGCTCGAAAGAATCGCATGGTCCGAAATGACCGTGACCTGATAGAGCCAAGCCAACCTTGCCTTGCTTGA
- the pip gene encoding prolyl aminopeptidase, which produces MGNLYPEIEPFDSGMLPVSDIHTIYYERIGNPEGTPVVFLHGGPGGGLIPLYRQFFDPAVYHVVLFDQRGSGQSTPHAELSENTTWDLINDIETLREKFGIDKWYVFGGSWGSTLSLAYAVKHPDRCLGLILRGIFLTRKKELQWFYQYGASEIYPDFWERYRDEIPEDERGDFITAYHKRLTSEDEATRLAAARAWSVWEGSTSKLYPSQDLMEHWEGEHEALSLARIECHYFMNNSFFPTENYLIENVDKIRHLPTVIVQGRYDVVCPITSAWDLHRAFPEAELIVVPDAGHSVSEPGITSALVEAMERFKIAG; this is translated from the coding sequence ATGGGAAATCTCTACCCCGAGATCGAACCGTTTGACAGCGGAATGCTGCCGGTTTCGGACATTCATACTATTTATTACGAACGTATCGGCAATCCTGAGGGCACTCCGGTAGTATTCCTGCACGGCGGGCCGGGTGGGGGGTTGATACCGTTGTATAGGCAGTTCTTTGACCCAGCGGTTTATCACGTCGTGTTGTTTGACCAGCGTGGCTCGGGCCAATCGACGCCGCACGCTGAGCTGAGCGAGAACACGACGTGGGACCTGATAAACGACATCGAGACGCTGCGTGAGAAATTTGGGATCGACAAATGGTATGTGTTTGGCGGTTCCTGGGGATCGACCCTGAGCCTCGCCTACGCGGTGAAACATCCTGATCGATGTCTCGGGCTTATACTTCGCGGCATTTTCCTTACGCGTAAGAAGGAGCTGCAGTGGTTCTATCAATACGGAGCATCCGAGATCTATCCAGACTTTTGGGAACGCTACCGTGACGAAATCCCTGAGGACGAACGCGGCGATTTTATCACCGCGTATCATAAACGCCTGACCAGCGAGGACGAGGCGACACGGCTTGCGGCCGCACGTGCATGGAGCGTCTGGGAGGGCTCAACCTCAAAGCTCTACCCGAGCCAGGACCTGATGGAACATTGGGAAGGCGAGCACGAGGCGCTGAGTCTCGCCCGCATCGAGTGTCATTATTTTATGAACAACTCGTTCTTCCCGACCGAGAATTACCTGATCGAGAATGTCGACAAGATACGGCATCTGCCGACCGTGATCGTCCAGGGCCGCTACGACGTCGTCTGCCCGATCACGTCTGCATGGGACCTGCATCGTGCGTTCCCCGAGGCCGAGTTGATCGTCGTGCCGGATGCCGGGCATTCGGTGAGCGAGCCGGGCATCACGTCGGCGCTGGTCGAAGCGATGGAGCGGTTCAAGATCGCGGGTTGA